Sequence from the Seonamhaeicola sp. ML3 genome:
TGATAATCCATTTGGTTTAACCTTAAAAAGTGGAAAGCTACGAAAAATGTCGGCTTTATTGAATTCTGCTGTTTTTCCCGGAAATCAAGGCGGACCTTTAGAGCATATTATCGCCGCTAAGGCTATTGCTTTTGGTGAAGCACTTACAGATGAGTTTTTACATTACCAATTACAGGTTAAGAAAAATGCAGCTGCATTAGCTCAAGCCATGGTGGGTAAGGGGTATAAAATCATCTCTGGAGGTACAGATAACCACTGTATGTTAATAGATTTAAGGAACAAAGATGTGTCTGGTAAAGAAGCCGAAGAGGCATTAGTAAAAGCAGACATTACGGTTAATAAGAATATGGTGCCATTCGATGATAAATCACCATTTGTAACCTCTGGTATTCGTCTAGGAGTTGCTGCTGTAACTACTCGTGGATTAAAAGAAGATGATATGGCGGCCATTGCTGATTTAATTGATGAAGTTGTAACTAATCATGAAGATGAAGCCTTATTAGAAGCAACTAAAGAAAAGGTAAATGCTATGATGGCAGACAGGCCTTTGTTCGTAGACTAAGTGTAAATATATTATTCGATACTAAAATCTGCAATATCTCAGATTAATAAAAATCCTGAAAATTAATTTTTTCAGGATTTTTTTTATGATGTAATATATAGTGTACTTTCTAGGTAGTTTTTTTAATTCTACGGAATAAAAGAATTAATCCTATGGTTGAAGCTATCATAAGAAACAAACCATGTTTTAAACTTAAACTGTCGATATCTAAACTAAGGAAAATATAAAATATTAGGTACAGTGTAATAATTATAATTTGACCTATTAAAAAAGCGAATCGTGTTTTTACAATATCTAGAAGCATTAATATTACCAGCGTTCCAATTGATAAAGCACAAAGACTAATCAACCAATTATAAAGTTTAAAAAAACCTATACTAAGACTACCTTCCCAACCAGTAGTGGTTAAAGTTTGACCTCTTAAAGCCGATGATCCAGTAGTCGCTACAAATGAAAACCAACCAGAAAACGAACTAATTATAATTATAACACAAAGTATTGTGGCAAGAATTAAATAGTTTTTGTTGGGTTGTTCTTTAGTAGTTTCAATGTCTGTCCAGTTTAGTTCCAGAGCATCAAAAATCAAGCTAATAGTTTTATTTCGTGGATTACTTTCGTTGTTCTCGATACGCTGTATGGTTCTGAGATTCACATTGGCCAATTCTGCCAATTCTTCTTGTGAAAGTGCTTTTTTATTTCTTGTTTCTTTAATTAAGTTCCCGATATTTCCCATGCTTGATTATTTGCATGTAAAAGTATTTAAATATTAGAAAACATTTAGCGGTTTTCTTACGACAATTTTACGGCAAAGCAGGACTTTAGAGAAGAAAACTTCAAAAGAAAAGTCGTCTGAAAATATTTTAAATGTATATTATTTTTTGAGTCTTGAAATTAATTTTGAGTTGTATAAAATATTTGTTTTTTTAATCAATACCAGAAAATAGATGATTAAGGAATATTTAGTGAGTTGTTGTTTTCTCAAAAAGCTCAATATACTTCTGGTCAGATACATCAGAATCACCATAAGTATTTCTTAATTTCTTGAGCTTTTGAGTTAATTCTTCGACAACATTTGCATATTCGGGGTCATTATAAACATTGTTCATTTCATTTGGGTCCTTGAGGCGGTCGTATAATTCCCATTCATCCACATCATAATAAAAGTGCGCCAATTTATGCGCTTTAGTAACAATTCCGTAATGGCGTTTTACCATGTGCACAGCAGGGTATTCATAATAGTGGTAATATACAGCATCTCTAGTCCATTGGTCTTTATTACTTTTTAATAAAGGAATTAAACTTTCACCCTGCATGTCTTTTGGTGCTTCAATTTGAGCTGCTTCTAAAATGGTTTGCGCAAAATCAAGGTTTTGAACCATTTCATTTTCTACAGAACCTGGTTTTATTTCATTGGGCCATCTAACCATTAGTGGCGTTTTAAACGATTCGTCATAGATAAAACGTTTATCAAACCAACCATGCTCACCTAAATAGAAGCCTTGGTCTGAGGTATAAATAACTATGGTATTTTCGGCTAAATTATTTTCATCTAAATAATTCAATAAACGCCCAATGTTGTCATTTACAGACGATATGCATGCCAGGTAATCTTGAATATAGCGCTGGTATTTCCATTTCATTTTTTCTTTATCGTTCATTGTTAACCAGTTGGTTTTAAACCAGTTGTTTATAGAATCTAAAGTTGGTTTGTATTGAGCTTTTTGTTTGGTGTTTGCTCTATTGTATGGTCTTGTAAATCCGTCTACACCACCCCAAATAAAAGGTTCAACATACGGTTTTACACCTCCCATAGCCTCTATGGTTCCTGGTCTTATTTTGGAATCGTGACCGTATTTCATATGCTTTAAGAGATTCATTTCGGCTGTTTTGGCTGCTGTTCCACGGTTAGCATAATCATCAAATAAGGATTTAGGCTCAGGGAATTGTTTCTTAGAAAATTCCTTGAATTTATCTGCTCTTGGCCACCAAGGTCTATGAGGTGCTTTGTGCAAGTACATAAGCATAAACGGTTCCTCGCTGTTTTTTTCTTTATCCAACCAATTTAGAGTAAGATCGGTAATAATATCTGTAACATAGCCTGTTATAGTGGTATCTCCCTGCTTTGTAATGAACTTTGGATTTATATAATTTCCTTGCCCAGGAAGAATCATAAAATCATCTACACCTTTGGGGTTATTTCCAAAATGTAATTTTCCAAACATGGCTGTTCTATAACCATTTTGTTGCATAATTTGTGGAAAAGTAACCTGAGAGGTGTCGAAAGGAAATTTGTTATCTACCTTACCGTGGATATGTGCGTGCTTACCGGTTAAAATAGTTGCTCGTGAGGGCGCACAGATAGAATTAGTAACACAGGCATTGGTAAACAACATACCTTCCTTTGCTATTCTGTCTATATGTGGCGTTCTAATAAGTTTATCATCATACGCACTAATGGCTTGATAGGCATGATCATCAGATATGATGAAAATAATGTTTGGCCTCTTTTTTTTAACGGTTGTACTTGTCTTTTCTGTTTTTGTATTGCAAGAAAGAAATAAACAGAATATCAAAAAAAGTATATTGCTTTTCATTAATACTAGTATGTTTTGAGTTAAGACAAGTTAAAGGCAAATCAACGCTTATTATACGAACAAAAGCGTTGTTAAGTTACGTAAAATATCTAATGAAGATTTATTTCACTAAACTTAAAAACTTTTTTAGAGATAAAATATCTGTTAAATATGTTGGCAAGATGGTAATTTGATAGACCTAGTCTTCCTCTGGAAAGATGATATGTTGGTAGGCTCCTAAATCGGGTGAAGCTGTTCGGTTTACTCCGAGGATATCATTAGGGACCTCTGTAGCAAAAGCCTGTAGACCTTTATTTATGGCAGCAGATTCTTCTCCAATAATAAGCATATTTAAATTGGGATCTTTAAAATTGGGGTCTTCATTAAAAATGATGCCCTCATAACGGTTTAAGTTGTTGAAGTCGTAATTCTCCCCAGAGAAGTTATTATTTCTATCCTCAAATCTTATTAAGCAATTGGTGAATTTGAAGTTAAAGTTAACGTTTTCATCCTCCATTTCTTCGAAAAGAATTTCTGGGTTGTCGTTACCATATATGATGCAATTGTTGAAGTTGGCCTCTGTAAGATTTGCTAAAACAGCATTGTTGTCCTCGTCTAGAATAAAATTATTCAGCAGTAATGCTGGAAACTGTCTGAATCCATTCTGCCAGTAATTTGCAATTGTTGAATGAGTAAAGTTGTATTTTCCACCTAAAGTTCCTGCAAATGATGATAATCCTGAGTTATTAATAACAACGTTACTGCCTTCAATAGAGGTATTTCTCCCTAAAATTCCAAAGTTACTGCTATTGTAAATTTGTGAATTAGAAATGGTAAGTTTATTGTTTGAGGCATTAGCATCACCATCACAGAGAATGCCGACAAGAGCGTTTTTTATTGTAGTGTGGTTTATGATGTTATCTGTACTACCATCTAAAAGCCAAATGGTTCCCCATTGTCCGGGTCTTTCAGAAAAACTTGGTTCAAGACGATCACCCTCTAAAACGACCTCGTTTTCCATAACCTCTAAATCATTACTTGCTTCACCGTTAATATGTAATGAAGCACCATTATTTACAATAATACCAGAGTTGTCATGAAAATGTAATCTTGCCCCAGCATTTATAGTAAGCGTTAGTCCAGAAGGAACAGATACAAATCCATAAATAACATAGGGTTTATTATTTGTCATAACTAATTCTGAAGGCAATAGTTCACGACCGGGTAATTCTGTTTCAATCTGTTCACCTCCTACATCTAGTGTAAGTGTTTCAATGACTTTAGTGGCATTGTCCCTATCTGGGAAAATGAAAACTGCATCTTTAACTAAGGTAACTAGTTCTACCTTCTGCAAGTTTGCACCGGCGTCAAATTCTATTTGATCTGTATATAAGTATTCTCCATTGGGATTTGGAAAGTTATTAATATCTATAGTGCTTTCCACAAATATAAAAAGGCTGTCTTTCGCCAGTAATTCAATATCCTCGAAAATTTTTCCGGAAATGCCGTCTACATTTAATCTGTAATCTGAACTTTCTCCTAAAGCAAGCCTCACGGAAGGGATAGAAATATCATTATCACTTCTGTTATATACTTTTAGATTGTATGTGCTTGAGCCTATATTACTAAAAATTGTGTCTAAATAAACTGTATCTCTAGAGAATTCAAGGTTTCCAGTACTTGGTGT
This genomic interval carries:
- a CDS encoding helix-turn-helix transcriptional regulator, with the translated sequence MGNIGNLIKETRNKKALSQEELAELANVNLRTIQRIENNESNPRNKTISLIFDALELNWTDIETTKEQPNKNYLILATILCVIIIISSFSGWFSFVATTGSSALRGQTLTTTGWEGSLSIGFFKLYNWLISLCALSIGTLVILMLLDIVKTRFAFLIGQIIIITLYLIFYIFLSLDIDSLSLKHGLFLMIASTIGLILLFRRIKKTT
- a CDS encoding sulfatase, with product MKSNILFLIFCLFLSCNTKTEKTSTTVKKKRPNIIFIISDDHAYQAISAYDDKLIRTPHIDRIAKEGMLFTNACVTNSICAPSRATILTGKHAHIHGKVDNKFPFDTSQVTFPQIMQQNGYRTAMFGKLHFGNNPKGVDDFMILPGQGNYINPKFITKQGDTTITGYVTDIITDLTLNWLDKEKNSEEPFMLMYLHKAPHRPWWPRADKFKEFSKKQFPEPKSLFDDYANRGTAAKTAEMNLLKHMKYGHDSKIRPGTIEAMGGVKPYVEPFIWGGVDGFTRPYNRANTKQKAQYKPTLDSINNWFKTNWLTMNDKEKMKWKYQRYIQDYLACISSVNDNIGRLLNYLDENNLAENTIVIYTSDQGFYLGEHGWFDKRFIYDESFKTPLMVRWPNEIKPGSVENEMVQNLDFAQTILEAAQIEAPKDMQGESLIPLLKSNKDQWTRDAVYYHYYEYPAVHMVKRHYGIVTKAHKLAHFYYDVDEWELYDRLKDPNEMNNVYNDPEYANVVEELTQKLKKLRNTYGDSDVSDQKYIELFEKTTTH